One window from the genome of Rhinolophus ferrumequinum isolate MPI-CBG mRhiFer1 chromosome 10, mRhiFer1_v1.p, whole genome shotgun sequence encodes:
- the LOC117028911 gene encoding olfactory receptor 6C1, which yields MRNHTEITEFILLGLSDDPKLQMVIFVFLLITYILSITGNLTIITLTLLDSHLQTPMYFFLRNFSLLEVSFTTVTIPKFLGTIISGDKTISFNDCIAQLFFFILLGVTEFYLLAAMSYDRYIAICKPLHYTTIMNRRVCILLVFASWLVSFLIIFPALLLLLNLDYCRSNIIDHFTCDYFPLLQLSCSDTKFLEIMGFSCAVFTLMFTLALIFLSYIYIIRTILTISSTSQRTKAFSTCSSHMIVISISYGSCIFMYIKPSAKDRVSLSKGVAVLNTSVAPMLNPFIYSLRNQQVKRAFMDMTRKTIFHKQMK from the coding sequence ATGAGAAATCATACAGAAATAACAGAGTTTATCCTCCTGGGACTGTCAGATGACCCAAAGCTTCAGAtggtgatttttgtctttctgctCATCACCTACATACTCAGCATCACTGGGAACCTAACCATTATCACACTCACCCTGCTGGATTCCCACCTCCAGACCCCCATGTATTTCTTCCTCAGAAACTTCTCCCTATTGGAGGTTTCATTCACAACTGTCACTATACCCAAGTTCCTGGGCACCATTATTTCAGGGGACAAAACGATTTCCTTTAATGATTGCATTGctcagttatttttcttcattctcttggGCGTCACTGAGTTTTACCTTTTGGCTGCCATGTCCTATGACCGTTATATTGCCATCTGCAAACCTCTGCATTACACGACCATCATGAATCGAAGAGTCTGTATACTCCTTGTCTTCGCTTCATGGCTAGTTTCATTCTTAATCATATTCCCCGCACTCCTGTTGCTCTTAAACCTTGATTACTGTAGGTCTAATATTATTGACCATTTCACCTGTGATTATTTTCCCCTGCTGCAACTTTCTTGTTCCGACACCAAATTCCTAGAGATAATGGGGTTTTCCTGTGCTGTGTTTACTCTAATGTTCACTTTGGCATTGATATTTCTGTCCTACATATATATCATCAGAACAATTTTAACAATTTCGTCTACTAGTCAGAGGACAAAGGCCTTTTCCACATGTTCATCTCACATGATTGTCATATCCATCTCTTATGGCAGCTGCATTTTTATGTATATCAAACCTTCAGCCAAAGATAGGGTGTCTTTGAGCAAGGGAGTTGCTGTGCTAAACACCTCAGTAGCTCCCATGTTGAACCCCTTTATTTACAGCTTAAGAAATCAGCAAGTCAAGCGAGCCTTCATGGATATGACaaggaaaactatttttcacaagcaaatgaaataa